In the genome of Candida dubliniensis CD36 chromosome 3, complete sequence, the window TACCTATTTTTCCTTGGATTTGACCAACATATCTAATTATACCAGCCCCTGATGCTCCAGGAATAGCAACTTTTGTACCAATAACGTCACCCATTGATAGAGGAGGAGTGTTGTATGGCAAATAAAAGACTTTTACAAAAGGAAAAGATACGTTTcacgaaaaaaaaaaaaaaaaaaaatagatcGAGAAAACAAGTCGTGTACTGCTACAATACTACATTTGTCTTAATTTCTTTCTCAACTTTAACTTTGAGCAGCTGGACAACACGTCAACCTTCTTGTTGCTTTCAATGTCTAGCTCTCCCATTCGTGTTGccaaatcatcaacactTACTGAGTGATCCAAAATCTGTTCGTTGATTTGAAATACAATTCTTTCAATGTTATCGATTGTTTGATCGTCCATGGAATTTCTTGCCTTTATTGGCATCAACAACGCCAACACTTTCTTTTCTAAGCTTCTCACgttgttcaatttttcacGCAATTTTGTTTGCATCAAGTCATTTTTAAAATCCAAAGGTCGAGATTTAAGGACATCTTTGTTGGCAGAGTTTTTATCTGCTGCCAATGCCAATTGACTGTAAAGACGATCAAGTTTGACCTTTTCACCAAAacttttttggatttttgttgatagGTTAGTTGAGTCTACTAATTCTCGTTGTAAAGTCTCGATTGTATCACGGAGTGGGACTCTTGCCTCGGCAAATTTGAGACTATCTATGCCCTTGTCGATTTTTTCGTGCTGGGCAATAAACTCTCccaattgttttatattGGTATTCATTACTTGTAAGTTACCTTCTGTATTCTCAATTATGTTAATAATCTTGCTTTCGATTTCGTTAGAAGATGGCTTGGTAGGGCTGGTGAAACCATTAAAGACAGAAAACTGTACTGGTTTGAGAGAGGGTTGGACAATCTCCTTGTCTTGTGGTTGTACCACTTGAGATGTGCTTTCTGAAGGGATAGTTGCTGCATTGTCTTGTGTGTCATTTATGTTTTCTATCTGTTCCTCTTCATCGCTGTAGTCACTTTCTTCCAGTTCCGGCAATGATATTTCACTTTCGTCGGCAAGTTCTGTAATTTCCTTGTTCGAGGAGGTACTTTCCTTTTTTAAGTCGTTGCTGGAAACAGATGAGGTGCCACCAAAAATTGAAGTACCATCCGATCCAAGTTTCGCAAATGCTGACCCACCAGTGGCAAAGCCAGAAAAAGGGCTTCCGGTTGATTGGGTAAATCCTGTAGGTTTTGCGAATCCTGTTTGACCAAATCCTGTAGTTCCAAACGCAGGATTTGCTTTCCCTGAACCAGAACTACCAAACCCAGCCTGGCCAAATGCTGATTTACTTGCACTAAAAACACTAGATGGGGTGTTACCAAAGGGATTGTTTGTCGTTTGGGCAACTTCACTTGGCTGCTTTTTGGATGCCGCCTTGATTGCATTCTCCAATGACAATTCATTGTTTAGGATTGCTGATTTATGGAACACCCACCAAGAAATTAAGTTACCTGTGTGAAGCAAGGTGTATACTCTAGGCAAAACCCCAGTAGCCTCGTCAGCACCAGGACACGGTTCAAGAACTTTTGATGTAAGTTCGTTAAAAGACAAGCCAAACCCAACTGGCGAGCAATCTTCTCCtgattcttcatcaatggGGAATTGGGCACGGTTTATGTCTTCAGACTGGGCAATTATCTTTGGAGTTTGTTCCTTGGTGGTGTCCAACATTCCTAAATCTATGGCTACTGACGAGGTGATGAGGGAAAACGTATCTGATTTATACCAATCCAATAGTTGTGCATGGTAATATGTTACAGCCCTAGCCACAGACGCAAATGCAGGGGCGATATCAGCGTCGTGGGCAATATAGTATTTATCCGTCTCTTCCAAAATAAACGACCTAACATCATGGTCATCCAATTCGGCATCTACCTTATCGTAAGCAACAAATAAGTacttttcatttattggGAACATTTCAACAATACAAAGTTTGTCAGCATCTTTGAcgttgatttttttgttgtttatttcgTAAGGCTTATCTTTTGAAGCATAAATGTACAGCGACGATGTCCAGCAGAATGCTGAGACATTGGAAGCTATCTTATCTGAGTTGAGGTATAACTCGTTGTCGGCGTTCAATGCCAATATTCCCGACGATGATGGGAGTATATCAACAAAACCTTCTCTGATGGTACGAAAAGTGTAGTCTTTAGTTTTGAGCTGGTCTACCGTCAACGACTTTACTTTCGAGTCGTCGAGAACAAACAATTCGTTTCCAACAAAATGCAATTGGGTAATACTAAAATCTCCCTCAATAGTGGTTATCTCGTTTAAATCCTTTAATGATATAACCTTTAAGCAATCACTATTTGATGCCACCATCAAATCATCGTGTATAGccaacaatttcaagtGTTTTGCGGCTAACTTTTGCAAATCCAATGGATCAAAAAGTGGGATGCCATGTTCTAATTTAAAGCCTAAATCTTCGgatatttcttcttctatcGCCATTGTCTAGAGTGTTGGTggttggtgatgatgatcaaaacaaaatccagagcaaaaaaatatttctgGGAATTGGGTAGAAAATATTGGGCGGCGCACGACCAAAGAGGTTACACCAAAAAACACCCAGAAACGTTAGCCCAGAAAGAAGTGTAGAAGAAATATGGGAGTATGGTCTATTATATGTGTTTAATGTTATGATGGAGTATTTTTGAATGATATTTGCAAAATTTGTAGCCAAAAATTAAGCAAGGTCTTGGCCTCCTACTAGTTGGTTCGGATAAACTGTGTTGAGTGCGTGACCACCGGAATAACAGAGTTCAAATAGAGACGTTTGAGCAAATGGGGGACAAGTAAGTTCTGTAATGACCATGTTGGGTGCGCCCCCACGACACCCCCACTAAAGTTTTTCCGAAGatcacacacacaaaagCAATTAAAAAAGTGGAGAGACCCgggaaaaaaaagtaatatAAATGGCCATTTACTATTTATCCTTGTGAGAATAGGCCAAATAAAGTTCAATCTACTTCAGTGGTGGTAGTAAGCACAACTacagattttttttttttttttttttttttttctcacAAAAGACAAACCccaaagacaaaaaaaattttttttttggagatTGGTCACACTGTTGGTTAGAAGACAACAACTACCATGTTTGGTTCGCCATTTACAAACAATCCGACTCAAAAGACCTCGACGCCTGCGGTGTTTAAGGATAATGCGAGAAACGCTATATATAAACAGTTACCGGTTGTGACGTCCAACACTGCATCATCAATACGTTCAGCGCCGCTGCAGTTTCTCAATAACCGGCACCATGTTCTGCTGCATAGGTCCATGTCATCGTCGtcatcaatattttcatcCATTACTGGGGGCAAGCGCTCGGTGAGATCGGCCCCGTCTATTTATTCAAGTTCTACAGCCACGATACCAGAGGATCTGGAACCTGTTTCTACGACGGTGGAGCAGTTGGTCAATGATATTGTATTGCATGAAAATCATTATAGGACAGTTGCATTAGAGAAAGGTAATCAAAATATCGATGTTGAGGAGATGTACAAGATATCGCTTGGGTCAGACTTGCAGTACCAGAATGTCCCTGAATCCTTGATAGATTGGAACTTGAATGTCACTAGATGCAAGTTGATATTGACGCAGTTACCGCAGATCACATCTACGGATATACCATATAATCAGAATGCATTGCCGCAGTTGGTAGGCGACTTGGCAGGGATATGTCACATTATACTCATACAACCGCATATTTCCGACAAGGAGCTTATCTATACGTTACTTTCATCCAATCTATACAAAGAGCATGACTTGGACGtgaattttaaaaaatccGTTGCTGAAATTTCTGTGAAACAAAGCCGGTTGttacaaatcaataatggTGCAGGTCCATCGTCAATAACCCCGGAAcattcatttttaaaattcaaatttaaagaGATTGCTATTCGAAACTATTTAATCAATCTCGCTGCTGCGGCCACCACCGCACACGAGTACAAGTTAAAAATGGAGCATTTGAAAGCCGTTTTGAAAATGGAGCAGCAGCCCGGTAAGAAAGTCAAGTTGTCCAAAGAGGACAAAAAAGTATTGTGGGAGCAGGTACGACTGGATGTATTTCTGCGAGCTGGTTTGTAGTAGTTAATATTTCTTCCTAGcatttttcacttttttatAAAAACCTTTACGGCCACTGGTTTTGGATTGTTGTATTTCGTGGTACTTTCTCTTGAAGTATTTCTTGGTGTTGTCATCATGTAGCAACTCTTCAACCATAGTTTTACCACgttcttttctttttaatctTGATGAGTAGAATTCGGTATTGCCTTCAATGATTGTTCCCATCTGGAAGAATTTAGGGATTTGCCATTTATCCTTTTTATAGTGCCTCTTGGGGTCCAACGCActtctttgttttattatttgtagATCCCTTTTAATTTCAGGTGTCATTTCTGGCTGTTTCATATTAAACCATCCATTGTCGGACGTCTGAGCGGGTTTTGCTCCTACCGGGTCATGGATTCGGATAGGCTTTTTATCTAGTTTTGATTCCAAGCTGGCATTTATTTTGGGCAAGTTTTGAATGGATTTTTCGATGGATCTGTAGTCTTCCACAGCAGGTGCAGAACATGTTTCCTTCTTCAAGTCTGCAAACAAGTCATCAAGAGAAGTGGTCTCTTCTGGGATGTAGCACTTTTCCGAAAACGATTCGGTTTCAGAGGTTTCTATAATTGTAGGTATCATGGGTGATGAGTATAagcaaaaaatttttttttttttggtatcttttttttttctacaCGTTTTTATATACAAACGAGAAAGCTTTACTCAAATGCCATCGGAAAATCCACTAACAATTGACTTGTTGAAACCACCTTCTTTTACTGCCAACTCGTAGTACCCGTAAATGGTAGTTACAGCCAAAAGAATAGAAGTACCAGAACCAAGGGTACCCATCAAATCGCAAATAACCGACAATGCACCGATAGTAGCACCACCAAAAGCAGCAGCAATAGGaatgattttctttaattccTTGTAAGCCGAAGTGTCTCTGTGTCCGGCAATGACCAACCCTTGTTCTTTGAATTGTTTAGCAATATCTCTTGGCGAGGTACCGCTGATTTCGATCCAGGTGGTGGAGAAAACAGCACAAGACCCTAAAACAAAAGCAATATAGATAGTGGTCTTGATGGGGTCCAACAAGGCGTCAGTAAAGTTGAATGGAGGTTGGATGTAGTAGGCCAAACCGCCGTTGGCGTATAATTGAGACGACCCGGGTCTGGCGTCCCATGTACCTAACAATTTGACAAACAAGTTATTTGGCCATCTCATGAATAACAACTGGGAGATGATAAAGATGTTAGAAGCCAATGCACTTTCCAACATGATGGGAATGTTGGAGGTGTAAAACAATCTGATCGGGTACAGCCCGTATGGACCTCTTTGTCTAGTTGATTTCATTGGCAATTCGATTCTGAATCCTTGCAAGTACACAACGGCGAAAAACACCAACAAGGTAGCTAATAATTGGAACATGTTTGGCAAGTTTTGTCTGTAGAAGGATTCGATCAAAGCTCTCTTTTTATCCTTTCTTGATCCCAACAAGTGGAACATGGCCACAACCGCACCGTCGAATTCGGTTCCCTTGGCGGAAGTTGAGGTTGTTGGAGCAAATGCTTTCCAAAACACTTGTTCACAGGTGTTGGTGGCAGTGAACAATGAAACACCGCTTCCCAAACCATAACctttttgcaacaattcGTCCAACAAGATGACAATGGTACTTGCAAAAACCAATTGCaagatcaacaacaagcaCACGCCCACCCCCAACGAGCTTGGTGGACCGTACATTCCTGTCAACACATAGACGGTGGCTTGACCCACGGCCAACAAAATAGCCAATAATTTCTGAGCGGTTTGGAAGGTTTCTCTATcgtttttgttttgcatATCAACATGGATGATTTTTGTACCTTGCAACAACTGGAACAACATTCCCGAGGAAACAATTGGGGAGATCCCCAACTCCATCAAAGTACCTCTATTGGAAGCCAACATCATTCTCAACCAGAACAATGGATCACTCGAATCACTAGATGCGATACCGTACAATGGGATTTCCGACATCACTaagaaaatcaacaaaGTTATGATGGTCCACATCACACGCTGTTGGAATTGAACTTTACGTTCAGGCGCAATGACTTCTGGTAAGAAGGGACTGAAAGGTTTCACCAAATCTAAAACTCGAAATCCACTCATAGTTTGTTGATGGAGAAAAGAGGAAGTgtaagaaagaaagaaaaaaaaaaaatgccttgttgttttttggTTCGGTGTTGGAAAATTTCACAACCGAACACgtcaataaaaaaatgtagACTTCCCAATCAGGAAGTGTGTGGGACAAGCTGCCAAAATATGTGCTCAGCGAgcaattataatttttgcttgaaaaaaaaaaaaaaaacaaatttcttCAACCAAAGAGTGGTTCACCAATCATGGCATCAGACTGGGCTGCTAAATTGAGTGGTGCATCTGCATCACCGGAGAGAAAGAAGGAAGCTGCTGAGTTTAATTCTCGTGAAGTGTTGGACTATCTACACACCAACTACACCACCTACCTCAACCACGCAAGGGAAGACAAAGAAGGCGAAAAGTATAAAGTGTATCGGTCGTTGGAGTCGCCTAACCAATGGACAAGCAAGCCGAGTGGCAAGAATGGTCCTAAAGAGGTTATTAGAAACCGTCATGGAAATAATGGTACTTTGGATTTGTTATTTGAGATCAACCGGTCTGTGTACCAGCAGAGACAGAAATAGGTAGTGAAATATATATCCCGGAGAATTTTTTCCTTTCATCCGACAGTCGGCCAGACCAGGAGCGCACCTGAAGAAgtataaaaaaaacattcTGGGGTACGTTGAAATCttgacattttttttttttcttccctctttctttctttctgtAAAAAAGTATACAATGAGTGGTCCCGTTGATTCCGTTTCTAAGCAAATGAATGTCGATACCGACATCATTACGTTAACACGTTTTATATTACAAGAGCAGCAAACTGTTGCACCAACCGCTACTGGTGAgttgtcgttgttgttgaatgCGCTTCAATTTGCATTCAAGTTTATTGCCCATAATATTAGAAGAGCCGAATTGGTTAATCTTATTGGTGTTTCTGGCTCGGCCAACTCTACTGGTGATGTGCAAAAGAAGTTGGATGTTATTGGTGACGAAATCTTTATCAATGCCATGAGATCTTCAAACAATGTCAAGGTTTTGGTTTCGGAAGAGCAGGAAGACCTTATCGTGTTTCCAGGCGGTGGGACCTATGCTGTGTGTACTGATCCAATTGACGGGTCGTCCAATATTGATGCTGGTGTTTCTGTTGGTACTATTTTTGGTGTGTACAAATTGCAAGAGGGTTCTTCAGGTGGGATCAGTGATGTTTTGCGTCCTGGTAAGGAAATGGTTGCTGCTGGGTATACTATGTATGGTGCCTCTGCACATTTGGCATTAACTACTGGCCACGGGGTTAATCTCTTTACGTTGGACACGCAATTGGGTGAGTTTATCTTAACTCATcctaatttgaaattgccCGACCACAAGAATATCTATTCGTTGAATGAGGGGTACTCGAACAAGTTCCCAGAGTATGTCCAAGACTATTTGAAGGATATCAAGAAGGAAGGGTATAGTTTGAGATACATTGGGCTGATGGTTGCTGATGTCCATCGTACCCTTTTGTATGGTGGTATTTTTGCTTATCCTACATTAAAGTTGAGAGTGTTGTATGAATGTTTCCCCATGGCTTTGTTGATGGAGCAAGCAGGAGGTTCTGCTGTCACCATCAAGGGTGAGAGAATCTTGGATATCTTGCCAAAGGGTATACACGACAAGAGTTCGATTGTGTTGGGATCGAAAGGTGAAGTTGAAAAGTATTTGAAGCATGTACCAAAATAGATTATgtagaaaaaagaaaaaaaaaaaaaatttatgaGCGCcccacaaaaaaaagttcaACACTCTTTCTTCCTACACCATTATGCATAAACACCTACACCATGTTTCTCATACCATCAAGTCTTATTTATCAACTCATATCGCCTTAGACAACCTTAAGGTATTGGCGTTTTTGATTTCGCTCTTGTCTTGTCTTGTGGCAGGGTcgatattgttgttttcattgTACACGTCATCGTTCCATGATGTTTTGGGTTTGTCGTATTTGCAGATTAACTTGATAGCGTCGTTATCGGCGTTGGGGATGTACTTTTGTTTGCCTGTATTGGGGTACTTGGCTGATTCGTATGGCCCGGCgttgttgtcgttgtttctgatttggtttttctGTCCCAGCTACTTTGTCAATAGTTATTTGGTGAGTTCAAAGAGCGAGTCGGTGGTGGGGTTCTGCGTTTGTTTTTGTCTTATTGGGCTAGCCACATCGTCGTTATACTTTTCGAGCTTGATTACGTGTGCACGTATCTACCCTGACCATAAAGGGTTGGCGATTTCTTTGCCTATAACCTGTTATGGTCTTTCTGCGTTGCTTGGGGCACAAATCTTGAAGTTGCCGTATTTCCACCACCACgaaaatttggatttgCAGGTGGTTTTCCTGTTTTTTGCGTGGCTTTATTTGGTGGTGGGTATTGCCAGTTTTGTCTCTAGTTCTATTGTTATAGTTGAGCTggagttgttgtttaatgTGGCAACGACGCCAGACGAGGAGACGGCATTGCTTGAACTCACACCAACGAGATCCCTCGAACCGCCCAACCACCACCGGAGATTTATAGAGTTTCTTAAGGACCCGTCAGCATGGATTTTGCTTGTGTCGTTGATCCTTAACATTGGCCCGATGGAGAGTTATCAGAACAATTTGGGGTCGATTTTGAAGCATACCAATGGCGCAGATTTGCCGAACCAAGTCAGTATTATGGCTGCATCATCGACGGGGGCGCGGTTGTTATTGGGAGTGTTATCGGACTATGTGTCCGAATATGTTTGTCGAGTATGgatattggtggtggtgataatGGTTGGGGTAGTGGGACAGTTTTCACAATCGTCAGCCATCCTCAACGGTGTTTCGTATGGCGGTATGTTTACGATATATCCTACGATTGTTGCCTCGATCTGGGGCATTGACATTATGGGGTCTACGTGGGGGTCATTTATGGTTGCGCCCGCTCTTGGGTCGGTCATTTTCTCGATGTTTTATGGGCGGAATGCCGATTCGTGTTCTGATTGTTTGCTGCATTATTTCTACACGACTGCTGGGGCAATGATTATTAGTTGTATATTTGTGCTTGTGGCGTGGAAGATATGGTACGCCAAAGGGTTTACGAGATTTTGAGGAAATCCCAGTAATCCCAGTCCCAGTTGGAAGGTACGTTTTTGATGGCGTCGATCCAGCCGCTATAGACTTTTTCACTATACTCTATTTTCTCCATAGCGTTCCATAGATTTTCGTGTTGCATCTCGTCGATTAGTTCTTTTTCGGTGGGGTTGAACAATGGCGTTGGTGTGAACCCTTTAAAGTTTATATACAGTTCAAGCATTTTGTTTAGTTCCTTTACGGGGATGTCGACTGAAGCGTGCTTGACAAGGTCGGGATGGTTGGAAAGAAAGACGTCGGAAGGGCGTTCCATGATTTTGGCCAATGTCAAGTAGACTTTGCGCAACTGCCAGGCGTACTTGTGCAGCGACGAATAGTAGGCCAACTCTTTTACGTGGGCAAAGTAGATTGTCTTTAGGTAGTAGCGACAGCGCTGCAACTCCTGGAGGGAGGTATTGTGGGTGGTTAGTTGCTTGTGGATTATGCAGTCTACTCTCATTCTTAAAAAGTTTGTAATCATTAGGACGAGATGGATGTAGTTGAGGTTAAAGTATGCTAGGAATAGGGAGGTTGATTTTGTTCTGGTGAGGTCGACAAAGAGGATTTTGGTTGATTTGAGGAGGTAGGCATCTCCTTCTGGGGTGGCTCCTTTGTATAAGTAGAGGGAGTAGTACAT includes:
- a CDS encoding nucleoporin, putative (Similar to S. cerevisiae NUP159;~In S. cerevisiae: subunit of the nuclear pore complex that is found exclusively on the cytoplasmic side, forms a subcomplex with Nup82p and Nsp1p, required for mRNA export), producing MAIEEEISEDLGFKLEHGIPLFDPLDLQKLAAKHLKLLAIHDDLMVASNSDCLKVISLKDLNEITTIEGDFSITQLHFVGNELFVLDDSKVKSLTVDQLKTKDYTFRTIREGFVDILPSSSGILALNADNELYLNSDKIASNVSAFCWTSSSYIYASKDKPYEINNKKINVKDADKLCIVEMFPINEKYLFVAYDKVDAELDDHDVRSFILEETDKYYIAHDADIAPAFASVARAVTYYHAQLLDWYKSDTFSLITSSVAIDLGMLDTTKEQTPKIIAQSEDINRAQFPIDEESGEDCSPVGFGLSFNELTSKVLEPCPGADEATGVLPRVYTLLHTGNLISWWVFHKSAILNNELSLENAIKAASKKQPSEVAQTTNNPFGNTPSSVFSASKSAFGQAGFGSSGSGKANPAFGTTGFGQTGFAKPTGFTQSTGSPFSGFATGGSAFAKLGSDGTSIFGGTSSVSSNDLKKESTSSNKEITELADESEISLPESEESDYSDEEEQIENINDTQDNAATIPSESTSQVVQPQDKEIVQPSLKPVQFSVFNGFTSPTKPSSNEIESKIINIIENTEGNLQVMNTNIKQLGEFIAQHEKIDKGIDSLKFAEARVPLRDTIETLQRELVDSTNLSTKIQKSFGEKVKLDRLYSQLALAADKNSANKDVLKSRPLDFKNDLMQTKLREKLNNVRSLEKKVLALLMPIKARNSMDDQTIDNIERIVFQINEQILDHSVSVDDLATRMGELDIESNKKVDVLSSCSKLKLRKKLRQM
- a CDS encoding transcription factor, putative (Similar to S. cerevisiae STD1;~In S. cerevisiae: involved in control of glucose-regulated gene expression) — its product is MFGSPFTNNPTQKTSTPAVFKDNARNAIYKQLPVVTSNTASSIRSAPSQFLNNRHHVSSHRSMSSSSSIFSSITGGKRSVRSAPSIYSSSTATIPEDSEPVSTTVEQLVNDIVLHENHYRTVALEKGNQNIDVEEMYKISLGSDLQYQNVPESLIDWNLNVTRCKLILTQLPQITSTDIPYNQNALPQLVGDLAGICHIILIQPHISDKELIYTLLSSNLYKEHDLDVNFKKSVAEISVKQSRLLQINNGAGPSSITPEHSFLKFKFKEIAIRNYLINLAAAATTAHEYKLKMEHLKAVLKMEQQPGKKVKLSKEDKKVLWEQVRSDVFSRAGL
- a CDS encoding rRNA-processing protein, putative (Similar to S. cerevisiae FCF2;~In S. cerevisiae: essential nucleolar protein involved in the early steps of 35S rRNA processing) codes for the protein MIPTIIETSETESFSEKCYIPEETTSLDDLFADLKKETCSAPAVEDYRSIEKSIQNLPKINASLESKLDKKPIRIHDPVGAKPAQTSDNGWFNMKQPEMTPEIKRDLQIIKQRSALDPKRHYKKDKWQIPKFFQMGTIIEGNTEFYSSRLKRKERGKTMVEELLHDDNTKKYFKRKYHEIQQSKTSGRKGFYKKVKNARKKY
- a CDS encoding subunit of Sec61 complex, putative (Similar to S. cerevisiae SEC61;~In S. cerevisiae: essential subunit of Sec61 complex (Sec61p, Sbh1p, and Sss1p); forms a channel for SRP-dependent protein import and retrograde transport of misfolded proteins out of the ER; with Sec63 complex allows SRP-independent protein import into ER), which translates into the protein MSGFRVLDLVKPFSPFLPEVIAPERKVQFQQRVMWTIITLLIFLVMSEIPLYGIASSDSSDPLFWLRMMLASNRGTLMELGISPIVSSGMLFQLLQGTKIIHVDMQNKNDRETFQTAQKLLAILLAVGQATVYVLTGMYGPPSSLGVGVCLLLILQLVFASTIVILLDELLQKGYGLGSGVSLFTATNTCEQVFWKAFAPTTSTSAKGTEFDGAVVAMFHLLGSRKDKKRALIESFYRQNLPNMFQLLATLLVFFAVVYLQGFRIELPMKSTRQRGPYGSYPIRLFYTSNIPIMLESALASNIFIISQLLFMRWPNNLFVKLLGTWDARPGSSQLYANGGLAYYIQPPFNFTDALLDPIKTTIYIAFVLGSCAVFSTTWIEISGTSPRDIAKQFKEQGLVIAGHRDTSAYKELKKIIPIAAAFGGATIGALSVICDLMGTLGSGTSILLAVTTIYGYYELAVKEGGFNKSIVSGFSDGI
- a CDS encoding D-fructose-1,6-bisphosphate 1-phosphohydrolase, putative (Similar to S. cerevisiae FBP1), producing the protein MSGPVDSVSKQMNVDTDIITLTRFILQEQQTVAPTATGELSLLLNALQFAFKFIAHNIRRAELVNLIGVSGSANSTGDVQKKLDVIGDEIFINAMRSSNNVKVLVSEEQEDLIVFPGGGTYAVCTDPIDGSSNIDAGVSVGTIFGVYKLQEGSSGGISDVLRPGKEMVAAGYTMYGASAHLALTTGHGVNLFTLDTQLGEFILTHPNLKLPDHKNIYSLNEGYSNKFPEYVQDYLKDIKKEGYSLRYIGSMVADVHRTLLYGGIFAYPTLKLRVLYECFPMALLMEQAGGSAVTIKGERILDILPKGIHDKSSIVLGSKGEVEKYLKHVPK
- a CDS encoding monocarboxylate transporter, putative (Similar to S. cerevisiae MCH1;~In S. cerevisiae: protein with similarity to mammalian monocarboxylate permeases, which are involved in transport of monocarboxylic acids across the plasma membrane) → MHKHLHHVSHTIKSYLSTHIALDNLKVLAFLISLLSCLVAGSILLFSLYTSSFHDVLGLSYLQINLIASLSALGMYFCLPVLGYLADSYGPALLSLFSIWFFCPSYFVNSYLVSSKSESVVGFCVCFCLIGLATSSLYFSSLITCARIYPDHKGLAISLPITCYGLSALLGAQILKLPYFHHHENLDLQVVFSFFAWLYLVVGIASFVSSSIVIVESELLFNVATTPDEETALLELTPTRSLEPPNHHRRFIEFLKDPSAWILLVSLILNIGPMESYQNNLGSILKHTNGADLPNQVSIMAASSTGARLLLGVLSDYVSEYVCRVWILVVVIMVGVVGQFSQSSAILNGVSYGGMFTIYPTIVASIWGIDIMGSTWGSFMVAPALGSVIFSMFYGRNADSCSDCLSHYFYTTAGAMIISCIFVLVAWKIWYAKGFTRF